ATTCGCGCACCGGCGTCTCGCCGAAATAAGGGCGCAGGCTGGAGACGCTCCAGGGCTCGGAGAGAAGGTTCCGCACCTGGAGCGCATGGCCGGAGGCGAGCAGCAGCGCCTTCTGGCGCGCGTTTCCAGAGCAACCGGGTTTTTCGTAGAAGATCACGTCGGCCATACGCGCCACCTCGATGAGCGACTACCGAAGAAGGGAGCTTTGTCTCTTTTATAGCGCATTTTTGTGCGCCGCGGAACGGCGCGATTCGGTAGGGGAGAAATTTTTAACGATTCAGAAACCAGACGACCGCGACGCGCCGATGACGGGCGCGCCCTTCGCGATTCGCGCAAGGGGAGCGAGTCATAGGAGCGAGTCATGGGAGCGAGATATAGGAAAAAGTCGCCGCGGCTATTCGGCCACGCCGAATTTATGCAAATGCGCGCCATGCGCGGAGAGCCATATCTCGGCGCGGTCCGTCTCGGCGCATAGGCGTCGCGCCAGCGCCCAGAAGCGATCGGAGTGATCGAGATATTCGAGATGGGCGACCTCATGCGCGGCGAGATAGTCGAGCACGAAAGGCGGCGCCATCACCAGCCGCCAGGAGAAATTCAGCGAGCCTGTCGCCGAGCAGGAGCCCCAGCGGCTCACCGTGTCGCGCAGACCGACGCTGCGCGCGGTGAGGCCGAGCGTGCGCGTATGGCGCTCCACCGCCTCTTCCAGATCGCGGCGCGCCTCGCGTTTCAGAAAGTCGACGACGCGGCGATGAACATGTTCCTGCGCGCCGGCGACGCAGAGATCGAAACCCGCGCATTGCGACGAGTCCAGAGAAGAACGCGTCTCGATCCATACGGTTCCGCGCGCGCCGGGGCGATGCGCGATCGAATGGTCGACGCCGCGCAGAGGCACGACGGCGCCGTCGCGGAAGGGAATCGTCTCCGGCAGCCGGCCGAGGCGCGCGGCGATCCAGGCGGCGTGACGTTCGGTGAATTCGCGCGCCTCGCGCAAAGAGGCGCGCGTCGGCATTGTGAGCACGGCGTCGCGCGCCGCGAATCGAACGCGCAGCGTGAAGCGACGGGCGCTGCCGAGACGCCGCAGCGAGACGACGAGCGTCTCGCCGGCGTGAGTGACTGTTATGGCTGTGGAGCCCGCGGTCTTTGCGAGTCCGTCGCGTCGGAGACGAAGCATGGCGTGATGCTAACGCAAAGCCATGCCGAGTCGCGACAGGGAAGTGCGCGACTTACGCAAAAAAATGTCGAGTGTGTCGTCTCTGCGTCGCTGTGTCTCGGCGTCGCGCGTCACATATAGCGTTCGAGCTCGCGCGCGGCCTCGGCGGGCTTGCGTCCGACATTGAAGGAGCTGACGAAGCGGCCGCTTTTGTCCATCAGATAGACGACGGTCGTATGATCGACCGCATAGTCTTCGCCGCTGTCCGCCGCCTTTTTGGCGTAGATGCGATATTCCTTCAGCACGGGATCGAGCGCGGCCCGCTCGCCGGAGACGCCGATGATGCGCGGATCGAAATTGGAGAGATAGTCCTTGAGCACGGCGGGCGTGTCGCGCTCTGGATCGACGGTCACGAACATGGCGCCGGCGTTGGCCTTTGGTCCGAGCGAGCGCAGGATCTCGGATATTTCGAACAAAGTGGTGTGGCAGATGTCCGGGCAATGCGTGTAGCCGAAGAAAACCAGGAACGGCCGGCCGAGAAAATCCTTCTCGGTGACCGTCTGGCCGTTGTGCGCGACGAGCTGGAACGGACCACCGATGGCAGAGGCGGGCGGCGGCGGCGGCTTCAGGCTGGTGAAGACGACCAGCGCGGCGAAGGCCGCGAGGAAGACACCGCCGATCGCGAAGAGAGGCAGCTTGGGAATATTGCCGCCCTTGGCGCGACCCTTTTGCGAACTCTTGGCGTAACTCTTGGACATGCGTTTTCTTCCCGAAGATATGGCGTCGCTTCTCGTTCATCGCCGCAGCCGAGGGAGTCGCGAGGCGTCGCGATCATCGGCGATTTCCAGATCCTGCTGCGAGCTCGGCGGCCTCGGAGAGAAAGCCTGCCCTTCTGCGCGGCCGCGACCGGGCGTGCGATTGCGTTCGACGCTCCTCTCTAGTGGTTCAGAACTTAGCCTGCGGAAGGGCGTTCGCCAAGCGTCGCCGCGGAAGGATGCGAAGGCCGCGGCGCCGCGCCGCAGCAAGCCGTACGAAAACACCCGCTTCGACGACGGCTGGTTATATAATGGCCGCTCGTCGATTCTCTCAATGAGCGCAGGCACGAGAACATGACTGACGATCCGAACGCCAGCCCCGGAAAAATCCTCGTCGGCGCGAACACTGACGGCGTCTATAGTTACTTGACCCTTTCCGTCGGCAATCGCCATGGGCTCATCGCCGGCGCGACCGGCGGCGGCAAGACGGTGACGCTGCAGAAGCTGGCCGAAGGTTTCTCCAATGCGGGGACCGCCGTGTTCCTCGCCGATGTGAAAGGGGATCTCGCCGGATTGTCGCAGCCGGGCGAGCCGCGCCAGGCTTTCGTCGATCGCGCGCTCGAGATCGGGCTCGCCTATGTGGCGGATCGTTTTCCCGTCGACTTCTGGGATCTCTTCGGCGAGCAGGGGCATCCGGTGCGCGCCACCATTTCCGAGATGGGGCCGCTGCTGCTGGCGCGCCTGCTCGAGCTCAACGATGTTCAAGAGGGCGTTCTCAATGTGACGTTCCGCGTCGCCGACGAACAGGGCCTCTTGCTGCTGGACCTCAAGGATCTGCGCGCCGCGCTGACTTATGTCGCCGACAATGCCGGCCGATTGAAGACGAAATACGGCAATGTCGCGCCGGCGACGGTGGGCGCGATCCAGCGTCAGCTTTTGGTGCTGGAAGCCCAAGGGGCGGAGAATTTCTTCGGCGAGCCGGCGCTCGACATTTCCGATTTTCTGCGCGTCGACCGCGATGGCCGCGGCGTCATCAACATACTCGCCGCCGATAGACTCATGCGCTCGCCGCGGCTCTACGCCACTTTCCTGCTCTGGCTCCTATCGGAGCTGTTCGAGCAGCTGCCGGAGGTCGGCGATCTCGACAAGCCCAAGCTCGTCTTCTTCTTCGACGAGGCGCATCTTCTCTTCGACGACGCGCCCAAGCCGCTGCTGACGGCGATCGAGCAAGTGGTGCGGCTCATCCGCTCCAAGGGCGTCGGCGTCTATTTCGTAACGCAAAATCCGTTGGACGTGCCGGACAGTGTGCTCGGCCAGCTCGGCAATCGCGTGCAGCATGCGTTGCGCGCCTTCACCCCGCGCGACCAAAAAGCCGTGCGCGCGGCGGCGGAAACATTCCGGCAAAACCCAGCCTTCGACACGGCGGAGGCGATCATGCAGCTCTCTGTCGGC
This genomic window from Methylosinus sp. H3A contains:
- a CDS encoding M48 family metallopeptidase, with the translated sequence MLRLRRDGLAKTAGSTAITVTHAGETLVVSLRRLGSARRFTLRVRFAARDAVLTMPTRASLREAREFTERHAAWIAARLGRLPETIPFRDGAVVPLRGVDHSIAHRPGARGTVWIETRSSLDSSQCAGFDLCVAGAQEHVHRRVVDFLKREARRDLEEAVERHTRTLGLTARSVGLRDTVSRWGSCSATGSLNFSWRLVMAPPFVLDYLAAHEVAHLEYLDHSDRFWALARRLCAETDRAEIWLSAHGAHLHKFGVAE
- a CDS encoding SCO family protein, which translates into the protein MSKSYAKSSQKGRAKGGNIPKLPLFAIGGVFLAAFAALVVFTSLKPPPPPASAIGGPFQLVAHNGQTVTEKDFLGRPFLVFFGYTHCPDICHTTLFEISEILRSLGPKANAGAMFVTVDPERDTPAVLKDYLSNFDPRIIGVSGERAALDPVLKEYRIYAKKAADSGEDYAVDHTTVVYLMDKSGRFVSSFNVGRKPAEAARELERYM
- a CDS encoding helicase HerA-like domain-containing protein, giving the protein MTDDPNASPGKILVGANTDGVYSYLTLSVGNRHGLIAGATGGGKTVTLQKLAEGFSNAGTAVFLADVKGDLAGLSQPGEPRQAFVDRALEIGLAYVADRFPVDFWDLFGEQGHPVRATISEMGPLLLARLLELNDVQEGVLNVTFRVADEQGLLLLDLKDLRAALTYVADNAGRLKTKYGNVAPATVGAIQRQLLVLEAQGAENFFGEPALDISDFLRVDRDGRGVINILAADRLMRSPRLYATFLLWLLSELFEQLPEVGDLDKPKLVFFFDEAHLLFDDAPKPLLTAIEQVVRLIRSKGVGVYFVTQNPLDVPDSVLGQLGNRVQHALRAFTPRDQKAVRAAAETFRQNPAFDTAEAIMQLSVGEALVSMLDAKGKPEIVDRVLIAPPAARVGPITAEERASVLAESPLRGKYDTPIDRESAFEVLQKRAEGHLSAAGAGPARPEEQTTQASAGGGILGKIGGVVGGLFKRENPKRMSTGELAMRSAVQSAARSIGTQIAKEVLRGVLGGISR